One genomic window of Arvicola amphibius chromosome 4, mArvAmp1.2, whole genome shotgun sequence includes the following:
- the Cnot7 gene encoding CCR4-NOT transcription complex subunit 7 isoform X1, which translates to MPAATVDHSQRICEVWACNLDEEMKKIRQVIRKYNYVAMDTEFPGVVARPIGEFRSNADYQYQLLRCNVDLLKIIQLGLTFMNEQGEYPPGTSTWQFNFKFNLTEDMYAQDSIELLTTSGIQFKKHEEEGIETQYFAELLMTSGVVLCEGVKWLSFHSGYDFGYLIKILTNSNLPEEELDFFEILRLFFPVIYDVKYLMKSCKNLKGGLQEVAEQLELERIGPQHQAGSDSLLTGMAFFKMREMFFEDHIDDAKYCGHLYGLGSGSSYVQNGTGNAYEEEANKQS; encoded by the exons ATGCCAGCAGCAACTGTAGATCATAGCCAAAGAATTTGTGAAGTTTGGGCTTGTAACCTGgatgaagagatgaagaaaattcGTCAAGTTATCCGAAAATATAATTATGTTGCTATG gaCACCGAGTTTCCAGGTGTTGTTGCAAGGCCCATTGGAGAATTCAGGAGCAATGCTGACTATCAATACCAACTATTGCGATGTAATGTAGACTTGTTAAAAATAATTCAGCTAGGACTGACATTCATGAATGAGCAAGGAGAATACCCTCCAGGAACTTCAACTTGgcagtttaattttaaatttaatttgac GGAGGACATGTATGCTCAGGACTCTATAGAGCTACTAACAACATCTGGTATCCAGTTTAAAAAACACGAGGAGGAAGGAATTGAGACCCAATACTTTGCAGAGCTGCTTATGACTTCAGGAGTGGTTCTTTGTGAAGGGGTCAAATGGTTATCATTTCatag TGGTTATGACTTTGGCTATTTAATCAAAATCCTGACCAACTCTAACTTGCCTGAAGAAGAACTTGATTTCTTTGAGATCCTTCGATTATTTTTTCCTGTAATTTATGATGTGAAGTACCTCATGAAGAGCTGCAAAAATCTCAAA GGTGGATTGCAGGAAGTTGCTGAACAGTTAGAGTTGGAACGGATAGGACCTCAACACCAAGCGGGATCTGATTCACTGCTTACAGGAATGGCCTTTTTCAAAATGAGAGAA ATGTTCTTTGAAGATCATATTGATGATGCCAAATACTGTGGTCATTTATATGGCCTTGGTTCTGGTTCATCCTATGTACAGAACGGCACGGGGAATGCATATGAAGAGGAAGCCAACAAGCAGTCATGA
- the Cnot7 gene encoding CCR4-NOT transcription complex subunit 7 isoform X2 has protein sequence MPAATVDHSQRICEVWACNLDEEMKKIRQVIRKYNYVAMDTEFPGVVARPIGEFRSNADYQYQLLRCNVDLLKIIQLGLTFMNEQGEYPPGTSTWQFNFKFNLTGYDFGYLIKILTNSNLPEEELDFFEILRLFFPVIYDVKYLMKSCKNLKGGLQEVAEQLELERIGPQHQAGSDSLLTGMAFFKMREMFFEDHIDDAKYCGHLYGLGSGSSYVQNGTGNAYEEEANKQS, from the exons ATGCCAGCAGCAACTGTAGATCATAGCCAAAGAATTTGTGAAGTTTGGGCTTGTAACCTGgatgaagagatgaagaaaattcGTCAAGTTATCCGAAAATATAATTATGTTGCTATG gaCACCGAGTTTCCAGGTGTTGTTGCAAGGCCCATTGGAGAATTCAGGAGCAATGCTGACTATCAATACCAACTATTGCGATGTAATGTAGACTTGTTAAAAATAATTCAGCTAGGACTGACATTCATGAATGAGCAAGGAGAATACCCTCCAGGAACTTCAACTTGgcagtttaattttaaatttaatttgac TGGTTATGACTTTGGCTATTTAATCAAAATCCTGACCAACTCTAACTTGCCTGAAGAAGAACTTGATTTCTTTGAGATCCTTCGATTATTTTTTCCTGTAATTTATGATGTGAAGTACCTCATGAAGAGCTGCAAAAATCTCAAA GGTGGATTGCAGGAAGTTGCTGAACAGTTAGAGTTGGAACGGATAGGACCTCAACACCAAGCGGGATCTGATTCACTGCTTACAGGAATGGCCTTTTTCAAAATGAGAGAA ATGTTCTTTGAAGATCATATTGATGATGCCAAATACTGTGGTCATTTATATGGCCTTGGTTCTGGTTCATCCTATGTACAGAACGGCACGGGGAATGCATATGAAGAGGAAGCCAACAAGCAGTCATGA